The genome window TCACCGCGATCGTCGGCGCCCATGTCGACCTGCCCGCGGTCCTGCAGATCCCGCTGCTGATGCTCACCGCGATCCTCACCGGCGCCTTCTGGGCCGGCATCGTCGGTGTCCTCAAGGTCACCCGGGGCGTCAGCGAGGTCGTCGCCTCGATCATGCTGAACGCGATCGCCACCTCCGTCATCGGCTACCTCTGGCTGCCGAACGTCTTCGGCGTCAAGGTCGGCAACAACAACACCACCGGCGAGATGGCCGAGTCCGGCTGGGTCCCCGGCATCGACATGGGCAAGGCCGGCGAGATCTACGGCCTGGTCCTGCTCGCCGTCCTCCTCGGCATCGGCTACTGGATCGTCATCAACCGCACCCGCTTCGGCTTCGACCTGCGCGCCTCCGGCGCCTCGGAGTCGGCCGCCGCGGCCAGCGGTGTCGACCCCAAGCGCATGATCCTCACCGCCATGCTGATCTCCGGCGGTGTCGCGGGCCTCGCGGGCCTGCCGATCCTCCTCGGCGACACCCACACGTACAGCCTCAACTTCCCCACCGGCATCGGCTTCCTCGGTATCGGCATCGCCCTCCTCGGCCGTAACGGCCCCGTCGGCATCGCCTTCGCCGCCCTGCTGTGGGCCTGGCTCGACAAGGCCTCCCCGGAGCTGGACTTCCACGGCTACGACAAGGAGATCGCGGTCATCATGCAGGGCCTGATCGTGCTCTCGGTCGTCGTCTCCTACGAGACCGTGCGCGAGTGGGGTCTGCGCCGCCAGCAGCGCCGGGTCGGCGCCGAACTGGCCGCCGGGCATGTCCTCGGCGCGGACGCCTCCGACAACAACGACGTCAAGAAGGAGGTGTCGGGCCGATGACCACGAGCACCACCGCGACCGACCTCAACCAGCCCTCGCTGGAGCCGACCGCCCCGACCGGCCGCAAGCTGTCGCTGCCCGTGCTGCTGCTGGTCATCTCCGGCGTCCTGGCACTCACCTCGATCGTCCGCATCATCACCGGCGCCGACGGCATCACCAACGTCAGCCAGATGTCCACCGCGCTGGAACTGGCCGTCCCGATCGGCCTCGCCGGTCTCGGCGGTCTGTGGGCCGAGCGCGCGGGCGTCGTCAACATCGGCCTCGAAGGCATGATGATCCTCGGCACCTGGTTCGGCGCCTGGGCCGGTTTCCAGTACGGCCCCTGGACCGGTGTCCTGGTCGGCATCGCCGGCGGCGCCCTCGGCGGTCTGCTGCACGCCTTCGTCACCGTCACCTTCAACGTCAACCACATCGTCTCCGGTGTGGCCATCAACATCCTCGCCCTCGGCGCCACCCGCTATCTCGCCCCCCTCGCCTTCGAGGGCCACCAGGGCGGCTCCGCCAAGCAGTCCCCGCCCGTCGACTCCCTCGGCGACTTCACCGTCCCCGGCCTGTCGGACGCGCTCCAGACCCTCAACGAGAAGGGCTGGTTCTTCGTCTCCGACCTCGCCGGCCTGCTCGGCGGCCTGGTCACCAACGTCTCCTGGCTGACCCTCGTCGCCGTCGCCCTGATCCCCGCCACCTGGTGGATCCTGTGGCGCACCGCCTTCGGTCTGCGGCTGCGCTCCTGCGGTGAGAACCCGGTCGCCGCCGAGTCCCTCGGCGTCAACGTCTACAAGTACAAGTACCTCGCCGTGATCATCTCCGGCGGACTGGCCGGCCTCGGCGGCGCCTTCCTCTCCATCGTCGCCAACCCCTTCTACCTGGAGGGCCAGACCAGCGGACGCGGCTACATCGGCCTCGCCGCGATGATCTTCGGCAACTGGATGCCGGGCGGACTCGCCCTCGGCGCCGGCCTCTTCGGCTACACCG of Streptomyces phaeolivaceus contains these proteins:
- a CDS encoding ABC transporter permease; protein product: MKKFDKERVLLAVAGPVLALAVAFALTAIVLLASGKNPVEPFTIMFEQATFSDIQVRIINQASLYYVAALAVAIGFRMNLFNIGVDGQYLLGAMITAIVGAHVDLPAVLQIPLLMLTAILTGAFWAGIVGVLKVTRGVSEVVASIMLNAIATSVIGYLWLPNVFGVKVGNNNTTGEMAESGWVPGIDMGKAGEIYGLVLLAVLLGIGYWIVINRTRFGFDLRASGASESAAAASGVDPKRMILTAMLISGGVAGLAGLPILLGDTHTYSLNFPTGIGFLGIGIALLGRNGPVGIAFAALLWAWLDKASPELDFHGYDKEIAVIMQGLIVLSVVVSYETVREWGLRRQQRRVGAELAAGHVLGADASDNNDVKKEVSGR
- a CDS encoding ABC transporter permease; translated protein: MTTSTTATDLNQPSLEPTAPTGRKLSLPVLLLVISGVLALTSIVRIITGADGITNVSQMSTALELAVPIGLAGLGGLWAERAGVVNIGLEGMMILGTWFGAWAGFQYGPWTGVLVGIAGGALGGLLHAFVTVTFNVNHIVSGVAINILALGATRYLAPLAFEGHQGGSAKQSPPVDSLGDFTVPGLSDALQTLNEKGWFFVSDLAGLLGGLVTNVSWLTLVAVALIPATWWILWRTAFGLRLRSCGENPVAAESLGVNVYKYKYLAVIISGGLAGLGGAFLSIVANPFYLEGQTSGRGYIGLAAMIFGNWMPGGLALGAGLFGYTDSLNLRGGSENVHALLLLGALLLIIGAIWQAVRKKYVAAAITFVIGALVFTWYATTNEVPNQVVAATPYVITLIVLALSAQRLRMPKADGLPYRKGQGK